Part of the Bacillus cereus group sp. RP43 genome is shown below.
CATTACAACTGTTGAACCAGTTAATGAATACACAACGACTGGCAGAATAACCATCGTTATCGAACTACCTAAAGTCGAAAGTAATTGCCCAATCCATAAAAACTTAAAGTGTGGTGACACTTTAACTGGCAATAATAATTTACCGACATAACCTAAATTTTTCTCTGTTGGTATTTCTCCTTGCATATCTCTCTCCTCTTTTCAAATTAAGTTAATACCTAAGGTTAAACACAGAAAATTCAATCTTTATTACCTTTAATTATATATGAAACTGTTAAATTATTGGTAAAAATATAAGAAAGAACATCATAATGAATCTACAAATATTACATGTTGAATATAAATAAAAAAGGTGTTTTCATATATGAAAACACCTTTCCACTTTATAATTTTAAGTTCTTCTTCAATGTCCAATATTTTTCTTGAGCATTTTCAAGTGAGAATTCTACCCAGCCATTTGGATCTTCACGATATACATTTACTTTTGTACCATTTTCTAATTTTCCAACTTCATTTTGTGTAACGTTTGGTACACTCTTAATTGGATTGTTAAACGGGAATGGAACTTGATAGTAAGATCCTACAGTTTGAACAGTAGCTTTCGCATCTTTTGCATAATCTTTATATGGAATTGTTTCGCCTAATGCCTCTACATTTAATGTATTAGGGTTTTTCGGTAATCGTTTTACATTTTGATAATCTTTGTTATTGAAAGGCTTAATACGCTCCATAATATTAGCAATTTTGCCAGCCCATTCTTTATCAGTTGAATACATTACATTCATCGCAGGTAATGTGTAACCTTTGAAATACTTAGCACCTTGTTCTAAGTAATTCTTTCTCACATAATCAGCATTGTATGAAATACTTAATCCATAAGATGGTAAATATTTTGCATGTGCGAATGGGTCCCAATCATACGCTCGTAGTCCAAATAAATTATGTTTGCGATATGCAATTTCTGATTTCCCGTATCCAGACTCTAAGATTGCATGTGCTGCTAAATATAAAGAGTTCACGCCATACTCGTTTTGCGCTTTAATAAAGTCTTGTCCAACTCCAACAAGCGGACTATCGGGATGATATCTTTTAATATAATTATCAATCTCTTGAGCTGTTACATTAGAAGGTAATGTTACATCTAAATCGATATATGATGCCATGGCATTAAATAAAAATTGTGCATATTCTTCACGTGTTAAAACACTATTTGGATTAAATGCACCTGCTCCATTACCTGCAGCAACGCCGTTAGACTCTAATGCACTAATCGCATCATTTGCCCAATGCTTTTTCGGAACATCATTAAATGTATGATCAGCTATTACTTTTAGTTTAAAGGCTTTCTGTAAAATTACAGCCATTTCAGCACGAGTTAAAGATTCTTTCGGTCTAAATGTTCCTTTACCATCACCTACGAAAATCCCCATATCTGTTAAAGCTAAAATTTCTTTTTGGAACATTGTTGTCCCTTCGCTAAGATCAGAGTATGGATTTTTATATTCGCTTTTTGCTTCTGGTTTTAATGCACGATATATTAATGCGGCTACTTGCTCACGATTTACAACATCCCCGAATCCAAACTTACCATTATCATATCCTGCAATAATTTCTTTTGACGTTAAATTAGTAATTGCTTTATACGACCAATGATCTTTCGGAACGTCTGGGAATTCCTTTTCAGCTGCAAATGAAGTTGCCGGAGCCATCACTACTTGAAGTGCGACTGTCACTGCTAACACATTAGAAATAACTTTTTTCATATTTTTTTAACACGTTATGTATATGCTTGTCCCGTGTTAACTTGCCTCCCTTTTCAATAAAATTTTCCCTATTAAACTAACAAACTCTTAATTCAATTAATTAGTCAACAGTAAAAGTATACGTGATAAAAATAAACTAATCTACCATTATTTTATTTATAATCAGCATAATACGATATATCTTTTTATTTCGATACAAAATTATATAAGCTCATATAAAAAGCCCATCTCTATATAAACGATGGGCTTAGCAAACGATGTTTTTTTATTTAGCTAAACGATACTTTGAAACATTGAAACCCTTCCACTCATAATAATCTAAAATACCAGCATAAACTGCCTCTGCAGCAATTTGTCTTCCTGATTCCGAAGCCAGCTTCTCATAATCTGCACTATTATCTAAAAATGCTAGTTCAGTTAATACCGCAGGCATTTCATTTTCTCTTATTACATAAAAGTCTTCTGGTTTCACACCACGATCTCTTGTATCTAGAGCTTTAACTAGTCGTTTTTGTATTTTCTCTGCTAACATACGACTATCTTTTTCACGTTCAGTTAATTCTTTCGTTTCAGATCCTTTATAATAAAAAGTCTCCGTTCCATATCCATCATGATTTTTAGAAGCATTCGCATGAATACTTACAAAAACATCGGCATTATGTTCTTTCGCGAACTCTACACGTTTTTTAAGGTCCTCAGTTTGCTTGTCACTAAAACTACTATCTGTTTCACGTGTTAACAACACATGGAATGGAGTATTTTTCTCTAGTAAACTTTGTAATCTTTTAGATGTATCTAATACAATATCACTTTCATGTAATCCTTGTGTTGCCTTCCCAGGATCTGTTCCTCCGTGACCAGGATCAATAATAATCACTTTTCCTTCTAACGCATCTGGAATTTTAAGAGAATCTGATTTTGCAATAAATTGCGCTGCTTCTGCTTTCGTTACAGTTTTATTAGGCAGCCAAGCTGTACTAGTTACACCTTGTGAAATATCCAATTCTACTAAAATGTTCGCTTTATCTTTTCCCCAACTAGGATTTAAATCTGCAAATTTTGTTGGTAATGGCTGTTTTACTTTCGCATCTAATTTATATGCTTCAACAAGCATCGATGCCATTGAAACTCGGTCAATTTTCCCATTTGGATCAAATACGCCTGGGCCTTTCCCTTTAACAACACCAGCTTTTTCTACAGCTGCGATGTATGGGGTATACCATCCGTTTTGAGAGTCACCGAAAGATGGTTTAGCATCTTTATCGAATGGTAAGTTTAAGATTTTAGCCATCATTGTAGCCGCTTCTGCACGAGTGATCTCTTTTCCAGGCTCGAACATTCCTTTCTCGTTACCTGTAACTGCGCCTTTTTCTGCTAAGTAGTTAATAGAATCTTCTGCCCAGTTCCCTGCTGGGACATCTGGAAACGTTTTTGTTTGTGCGAAACTACTAGATGAATAAGATAATATACTAGCTGCTATTACTCCTGCTGCGATTATTCTATTTTTCATAGAATATATTCCCCTCTCAAATACAAATAATTTTATATAACAGAATAATTATAGTTCTGAAAATTAGTAATAGTCAATCGTAATTTGTATATTTTTGTATTATTATTGTATTTTTTGGAACAAAAAACTATAGTTAAATTATTAAATACTTATTTTATAAGAGGGAGATTCGTATGTGTACGAATTGGAAAAGTATCGAACACCGCATTTATACAATGTGTATGATTCAGCGTAATAACGAAGTATTACTAATACAACGGCCCGATCATCTAGGTTTCCCTGGTTACATCGCTCCTGGCGGCAAAGTAGATTTTCCAGAAAGTATCGTTCAAGCTGCTATACGAGAAGTAAAAGAAGAAACTGGATTACTTGTTTCAAATTTAACTTTTAAGGGATTAGATGAATACGTAAATCCGAAAGAAAATGTTCGATATATGGTATTTAACTATTGGACAGATTCATTTGAAGGTGAACTCCTTTTGAATCCTCCTGAAGGCGAATTATTATGGGTGCCAATTGATACAGCACTCAATCTTCCTATGCAAGATTGGTTTAAAGAGAGATTCCCATTATTTTTTGAAAAAGGTACGTTTGAAATTCAACGTGTTTGGGACCGAGACTTGGATAAACAAGTTGCTATGACAATTACCCATACGTAAAAAAGCTTGGAATCTCTCCAAGCTTTTCTTACTTTCCCTCTATTTTCTTAATCTCATAATCAATTTCTAAAAACTTGACTCCAAATATCCACATTCTATGATTAGCTTCTAATATTTGATCCTTGCTCTCTTTAATAATAAAAGTCTCTGCTAATGGTAAACGTATTGTAAAGAAACGAGTATGTAAATAAATCCCCTCATCTCCCTTACTATTTCTTCTCAGCTTACTAGTAATGATTAAATCATTACTCTTATTACATAATTTCAAAATTCCCGTCATATTCGAATATGGTAAAGGTAATCCGATATTCATATATGTCTCATTCTTATGTGTATGTTTTGCGTAAAGAGCTACAAAAATAGATTCTCCTGCTTCATTTTTTCTTAGCCAAGCCCTTACATTCTCTCTTCCATCCTTCTCATCTATTATCCCAATGATAGAGCTATGCATCGTTTCCCACTTGCCGCCCATTCCTAAATGTATTTGTTCTACACGCTTACTCATTTTCTCATAACAAAATGCAA
Proteins encoded:
- a CDS encoding 8-oxo-dGTP diphosphatase: MCTNWKSIEHRIYTMCMIQRNNEVLLIQRPDHLGFPGYIAPGGKVDFPESIVQAAIREVKEETGLLVSNLTFKGLDEYVNPKENVRYMVFNYWTDSFEGELLLNPPEGELLWVPIDTALNLPMQDWFKERFPLFFEKGTFEIQRVWDRDLDKQVAMTITHT
- a CDS encoding N-acetylmuramoyl-L-alanine amidase translates to MKNRIIAAGVIAASILSYSSSSFAQTKTFPDVPAGNWAEDSINYLAEKGAVTGNEKGMFEPGKEITRAEAATMMAKILNLPFDKDAKPSFGDSQNGWYTPYIAAVEKAGVVKGKGPGVFDPNGKIDRVSMASMLVEAYKLDAKVKQPLPTKFADLNPSWGKDKANILVELDISQGVTSTAWLPNKTVTKAEAAQFIAKSDSLKIPDALEGKVIIIDPGHGGTDPGKATQGLHESDIVLDTSKRLQSLLEKNTPFHVLLTRETDSSFSDKQTEDLKKRVEFAKEHNADVFVSIHANASKNHDGYGTETFYYKGSETKELTEREKDSRMLAEKIQKRLVKALDTRDRGVKPEDFYVIRENEMPAVLTELAFLDNSADYEKLASESGRQIAAEAVYAGILDYYEWKGFNVSKYRLAK
- a CDS encoding S-layer homology domain-containing protein, translating into MKKVISNVLAVTVALQVVMAPATSFAAEKEFPDVPKDHWSYKAITNLTSKEIIAGYDNGKFGFGDVVNREQVAALIYRALKPEAKSEYKNPYSDLSEGTTMFQKEILALTDMGIFVGDGKGTFRPKESLTRAEMAVILQKAFKLKVIADHTFNDVPKKHWANDAISALESNGVAAGNGAGAFNPNSVLTREEYAQFLFNAMASYIDLDVTLPSNVTAQEIDNYIKRYHPDSPLVGVGQDFIKAQNEYGVNSLYLAAHAILESGYGKSEIAYRKHNLFGLRAYDWDPFAHAKYLPSYGLSISYNADYVRKNYLEQGAKYFKGYTLPAMNVMYSTDKEWAGKIANIMERIKPFNNKDYQNVKRLPKNPNTLNVEALGETIPYKDYAKDAKATVQTVGSYYQVPFPFNNPIKSVPNVTQNEVGKLENGTKVNVYREDPNGWVEFSLENAQEKYWTLKKNLKL